One Syntrophorhabdaceae bacterium genomic window, TGGTGACTCTTCATCGGCGTCGAGGGGTTTGGTCAGGCCCTCTACGATCCGATCCATTACCGTATCGATGGAGGTTTCAACCTCTTCCATAACGCTGCATTCGCAAGGAACGGTCTCCCCCACAATCCGTATACCCGGCATGCCTTTGTTTGACGAGGCAGACTGCCCGTCGATCACGAAGCCCTCGTTAGCCAACAGAATTGTCGGCCTGCGCATCTCTTCTATGGAGATCGCATCGTGAACGAGATACTTCGTGCAGGAGCCTCAGTCACCTACCGCAAGGATTACCGCATCAACCCCTTTCACCCATGTCTCGAAGCGCGCCCCGTTCTTGCTCTCCTTTTCGGGAACATTGGGCTCGCTTGAGGCATACCAACTCGTCGTAACTGTCGGGAAGTTTTGCTTTATTCGCCCTTCCACCGCCGAAAGGATCAGGTTTGCAGCCCTCTTGGTGTTCGCGAAAAGCCCGACGTGTTTACCCGCAAGGTCCTTAAGCCGGGGCGTGATCCCTTTCACCGGTACCGGGCCTGCCTCTGCCCAGGGACTAAGAACTTCGTAGCCCGTACCGCCTCTCTCGTTAGTCATAGTCTCCTCCTTGGTTGAATAGTCTTTATCACTTGCCATTTGCCGCTTCTACACGAGATGACATGCCACCTCATGTCTGTCACCAGTATCGTGGAGCACAGGTACAAACTGTTCGCAATCCGGTATGGAGAGGGGGCATCGAGGGTGAAAGTGGCAGCCCTGGGGCGGATTCACGGGGCTTGGCACCTCTCCGGTGAGGACTGTGCGAGCGCGGGACCTCTCTATTATCGGGTCGGCCACGGGTACCGCCGACAGAAGAGCTTTAGTGTACGGATGAAGCGGGTTTTCATAGAGTGTAGCCTGGTCGACGATTTCCACTATCCTGCCTAGGTACATTACTGCAATGCGAGTACTGATGTGACGCACAACGGCAAGGTCGTGGGCGATAAACAGGTAAGTGAGTCCCTTCAATCCGCTCTGCAGCTCCTGGAAAAGATTGATGATTTGAGCCTGGATCGATACATCGAGCGCAGATATCGGCTCATCACAGACGATCAAAGAGGGATCACCTGCGAGCGCCCTTGCGATGGCAATCCGTTGTCGCTGTCCTCCACTGAACTCATGAGGAACCCTGTCGATCATGGCGGCATCGAGTCCCACAAGCCCAAAAAGCTCGGCAACCCGCTGTCTGTATTCGCCCCGGTTTTTCACCAGCTTGTGGATGAGAAGCGGCTCGCCCACAATGCTGCCGGCACTCTGCCTGGGGTCGAGGGACGCGTAGGGATCCTGAAACACAAGGGACATTTTGCGCCGAAGTGGCCGTATTCTGCTTTGCGGCCACTGAGAGATGGCCTGCCCTTCAAACCAGATTTGACCTTCGGTCGGACGAATCAGGCGTGTAATGCAACGCCCCGTGGTCGTTTTGCCGCAACCGCTCTCGCCCACGAGCCCCAGGGTTTCCCCCCTGCTCAAGGAGAAGGTCACACCATCAACCGCCTTTACCTCACCGATTTTACGCCGCATAAGACCCCTGGTGATAGGGAAATGCACGCGGAGATCGACCACATTCAGGAGGATGTCATCCGTCATGATGATCTTCCTCGGGTTTAACAAAGCAGGAGACGTAATGTCCCTCCCTGACCGACTCCAGCATGGGCCAGGGCTTTTCCTCACACTCCCTGATGTGGTACCGGCATCTCGGAAGGAATGCGCAGGTCGGAGGCATCTCTATGAGATCGGGCAGAAGACCCGGGATCGGCACGAGTTTCTTTCCGGGCGGCTCATTGAGCCGGGGTACGGATTTGAGAAGGCCCATGGTGTAAGGATGGCGCGGGGACACGAAGAGGTCCGTACACGTCCCGGACTCGATTACCCGGCCCGCGTACATCACGTAAATACGGTCGGCATAGCGCGCCACAACCCCAAGATTGTGGGTTACTATAACAAGAGAAGAGTCGAACCGTTTCACCATGCCGCCGAGCAGTTCGAGCAATTGGGCCTGCGTGGTCACATCGAGAGCAGTGGTGGGCTCGTCGGCGATAATCAGCCTGGGCTGACATGAGATGGCCATGGCGATCATGACGCGCTGTCGCATCCCTCCGCTGAACTGATATGGGTAGTCATCGATCCGTTCAGCGGCATCGGGAATACCTACGAGACCGAGCAGCTCGACGCAGCGCTCGCGGGCCGCCCGACTGCTCATCCCAAGGTGGACCTCGAGGGCCTCGGTCATCTGCCGTTCGATAGTCAAGACCGGGTTGAGAGAAGTCATCGGTTCCTGGAATATCATGGCGATTTTGCCGCCACGAATGCGATGAAGTTCTTGTGATTTTGTCTCTAACCGGAGCAGGTCCTCTCCCTCAAACAGGACCCTTCCTGCTGTGACCTTCCCCGGTGGAGAGGGTATCAACTGCAGGACCGAGAGCTGCGTTACCGATTTTCCGCAGCCGCTCTCGCCCACTATGCCGACGATCTCGTTCGCACCCACATGGTAGGAGACCCCGTCAACAGCCTTCACCAAACCCTGCTCTGTGGTAAAGCTCGTCCTCAGGTTCTCCACGGTTAACAGAGCAGCCATGCTAACTCCTTACCTCGCAGCAGTTCACAAAGTCCCCCGGAGTTTTGGATCAAGGGCATCCCTTAATCCGTCACCAACCATGTTGAATGCAAACACCACGAGCATAATAGCGAGCCCCGGCGCGAACGAAAGGACCGGCTGTGTTCTGAGGTAGAGATAGCCGTCACTCACCATTTTCCCCCAGGCGGCTTTGGGCGCCTCAATTCCCAACCCCAGGAAACTCAGGCCTGCCTCAGAGAGGATTGCCATACCTATGTTCACGGTTATGAGCACGATAAGGGGCGGGAAGCAGTTCGGCAGAATATGGCGTATCATGACCCGTATATTGGTGGCCCCAATTGAGCGAGCAGCGGTCACATAGTCGTTTTCCCTGACGGAAAGGACCTGGGCGCACATAAGCCGGCAATAGGCAGGGATGAGGGCGATACCAATGGCAAACATGACGTTCTTCATGCCCGCTCCCAGTATTCCAGCCAGAATGAGCGCCATGAGGATGGGCGGGAAGCACATCATCGCGTCAATGAACCGCATAATGAAGGTATAACCTTTGCCCCCGAAAAACCCGGCGATCAAGCCCAGGGTCATGCCAATCAAAGCCGCAATGGCCACTGCCACGATGCCGATCATCAAGGACGTGCGGGTTCCGTAAATGATCCGGCTCAGCGTGTCTCTGCCCACGGCATCGGTCCCAAGCCAATGGTTGAAGCCTGGTTTTTGGAGGGCGCCGCTGAGATTCTGTTCGTAGGGATCGTACGGCGCAAGATACGGCGCGAGCAAAGCGCATATGATCAGGCCAGCGATGGTCACGACACCGAAAATCACGATCCTGCGGCCGAGAAAAACTCTTACCACCCGTCTGAACTCACTGGCATGCGCCTTGACCCGGGTTTCTTTCACATGTCCATGTTTAGTCATACCGTATCCTCGGGTCGAGCCATCCATAAGAAAGATCAACAATCAGATTCGATAAGAGGATGGTGACTGCAATAACAAGAACTGCCCCCTGCACCACCGGATAGTCCTGCGCAAGGATGCCATCGACGGTCATTCTGCCCATACCCGGGATGTTGAAGACGGTCTCAACGAGGACGGCGCCGCCGAACAGGTAACGAACCGTCATGCCTGTGAGGGTGACAACGGGAATCATAGCGTTCTTGAGTGCGTGACGCATCACAATCACCCTTTCTTTCAGCCCCTTTGCCCTTGCCGTTCTGATGTAATCCTGTCGGATGACCTCAAGCATACTCGACCGGGTCTGGCGCATACTCGACGCAATCGAAAAAACCGCAAGACAGAACACGGGCATAACCACCTGTTTCAGGCTCACCCAAAAGTTGGTGAAGGGTGATGTGTAGCCAAACACGGGTAACCATTTAAGGATCAGTCCAAAGACATAGACGAGAAGGATACCAAGCCAGAACACAGGCACTGTAACCCCCATGTTGGCCACAGTGGTGACAAGGGTATCAAGCCAACTGCCCCTCCGCATAGCACTGATCACTCCCAGTGGAATGCTCACCACCACGCTGAGCAATAGAGAAAGAAAGGTAAGGTAGAAGGTGATGGGTACGCGTCTTTTCAACTCGGCGCTCACGCTGCTCCGGTTGAGGATCGATGTCCCGAGGTCTCCCCGAACCGCCCCTGAGACCCAGCGAAGGTACTGCACCATCACTGGCTTGTCCAGTCCGAATTCTTTCCGTATGTTGTCGATCTGTTCCTGCGAGGAGCCCTCTACATCCCTCATAGTCATGTACATGAGGATGGGGTCTCCCGGCAACAGGCGCATGGTGAGAAAGACCATCAGTGAGACCAGAAGCAGCACCACTACCGATTGCAAACTCCGGCGGATAATAAAAGTTGTCACTACGCCCGCCCCTGATACCTCACTTACTGAGCCAGGCAGTCTCCGGAGTCCAGAAGGGCCAGGTTGCGAGTTTCAAGTGATTCGTATCATGCACATTCTTTTGATAGACACAGGCCCGGACGGTAACATGAACGGGGATAAGCGTAGTGTCGGCCTGGATCAACTTCAACACCTTCTGTATCTTCGGAAACTCGGGATTAGTGGTGGACAATCCTTCCTTGAGCAGGGCTGCCTCCCCCGCCGGCTTCTTGAGACTCGGAAAATCGGCCGAGGTTGGTCCGAGGTACTCGGTGATGAACTGAAGAAAATTGGGCCGGTAACCGATCGCCATGAGCAGAAAACCATTCTTCCATCCCTTTCTGCGATAGTCGGTGAACTTCCCCTGGTCCAGTACCTCCACATCAGCCGTTATTCCCACTTTGGCCAGATACCCCTGGATCCCTAAAGCCACGTCAGGGTCAACGGCCCAGGGCTGGGGCAGGATCTTGATCTTCATGCCTTTGGCGTAGCCGGCCTGTGTGAGCAGTTGTTTGGCCTTCTGTACATTGTACTTCCGGTCCTGGAAATTCCGATCATAGGCCAGGGTTCCAATGGGAGGCAGCTGGTAAGCTGCCGTCCAGAAACCATAGCTTTTTGCCTTGGCTATTGCCTCTTTGTCAATGGCATATTCTACTGCCTCACGGACCCTTTTATCCGCCAGAGGCGAATCGGCGTTTGCGCTGT contains:
- a CDS encoding oligopeptide/dipeptide ABC transporter ATP-binding protein, whose protein sequence is MTDDILLNVVDLRVHFPITRGLMRRKIGEVKAVDGVTFSLSRGETLGLVGESGCGKTTTGRCITRLIRPTEGQIWFEGQAISQWPQSRIRPLRRKMSLVFQDPYASLDPRQSAGSIVGEPLLIHKLVKNRGEYRQRVAELFGLVGLDAAMIDRVPHEFSGGQRQRIAIARALAGDPSLIVCDEPISALDVSIQAQIINLFQELQSGLKGLTYLFIAHDLAVVRHISTRIAVMYLGRIVEIVDQATLYENPLHPYTKALLSAVPVADPIIERSRARTVLTGEVPSPVNPPQGCHFHPRCPLSIPDCEQFVPVLHDTGDRHEVACHLV
- a CDS encoding ABC transporter ATP-binding protein, whose translation is MAALLTVENLRTSFTTEQGLVKAVDGVSYHVGANEIVGIVGESGCGKSVTQLSVLQLIPSPPGKVTAGRVLFEGEDLLRLETKSQELHRIRGGKIAMIFQEPMTSLNPVLTIERQMTEALEVHLGMSSRAARERCVELLGLVGIPDAAERIDDYPYQFSGGMRQRVMIAMAISCQPRLIIADEPTTALDVTTQAQLLELLGGMVKRFDSSLVIVTHNLGVVARYADRIYVMYAGRVIESGTCTDLFVSPRHPYTMGLLKSVPRLNEPPGKKLVPIPGLLPDLIEMPPTCAFLPRCRYHIRECEEKPWPMLESVREGHYVSCFVKPEEDHHDG
- a CDS encoding ABC transporter permease — encoded protein: MTKHGHVKETRVKAHASEFRRVVRVFLGRRIVIFGVVTIAGLIICALLAPYLAPYDPYEQNLSGALQKPGFNHWLGTDAVGRDTLSRIIYGTRTSLMIGIVAVAIAALIGMTLGLIAGFFGGKGYTFIMRFIDAMMCFPPILMALILAGILGAGMKNVMFAIGIALIPAYCRLMCAQVLSVRENDYVTAARSIGATNIRVMIRHILPNCFPPLIVLITVNIGMAILSEAGLSFLGLGIEAPKAAWGKMVSDGYLYLRTQPVLSFAPGLAIMLVVFAFNMVGDGLRDALDPKLRGTL
- a CDS encoding ABC transporter permease, which produces MTTFIIRRSLQSVVVLLLVSLMVFLTMRLLPGDPILMYMTMRDVEGSSQEQIDNIRKEFGLDKPVMVQYLRWVSGAVRGDLGTSILNRSSVSAELKRRVPITFYLTFLSLLLSVVVSIPLGVISAMRRGSWLDTLVTTVANMGVTVPVFWLGILLVYVFGLILKWLPVFGYTSPFTNFWVSLKQVVMPVFCLAVFSIASSMRQTRSSMLEVIRQDYIRTARAKGLKERVIVMRHALKNAMIPVVTLTGMTVRYLFGGAVLVETVFNIPGMGRMTVDGILAQDYPVVQGAVLVIAVTILLSNLIVDLSYGWLDPRIRYD